Proteins encoded by one window of Halorubrum ruber:
- the pyrE gene encoding orotate phosphoribosyltransferase — translation MTDDDRRRELIAALTAADAVRFGEFELSHGGTSDYYVDKYLFETDPDALTLVAEAFADRLADTDAKLAGVALGAVPLVAVTAAELGRPYVIARKQAKEYGTGNRIEGRLDDGEEVVVIEDIATTGQSAVDAVEALREAGATVDRVLVVVDREEGAEELLADHDIELESLLTATELLAERDAE, via the coding sequence ATGACCGACGACGACCGACGACGCGAGCTGATCGCGGCGCTCACCGCCGCCGACGCCGTCCGGTTCGGCGAGTTCGAGCTGTCGCACGGCGGCACGAGCGACTACTACGTGGACAAGTACCTCTTCGAGACCGACCCGGACGCCCTGACGCTCGTCGCCGAGGCGTTCGCCGACCGGCTCGCGGACACGGACGCGAAGCTGGCGGGCGTCGCCCTCGGAGCCGTCCCGCTGGTGGCCGTCACGGCCGCGGAGCTGGGTCGCCCGTACGTCATCGCGCGCAAGCAGGCGAAGGAGTACGGCACGGGCAACCGGATCGAGGGCCGACTCGACGACGGCGAGGAGGTCGTCGTGATCGAGGACATCGCGACGACCGGCCAGTCCGCGGTCGACGCCGTCGAGGCGCTTCGCGAGGCGGGCGCGACGGTGGACCGCGTGTTAGTCGTCGTCGACCGCGAGGAGGGCGCCGAAGAGCTGCTAGCCGACCACGACATCGAGCTGGAGTCGCTGCTCACGGCGACGGAGCTGCTGGCGGAGCGGGACGCGGAGTAG
- a CDS encoding AAA family ATPase → MDVPEAADACARVVDEVGGAVVADREFLDRVTLGILARGHVLLEDVPGTGKTLSARSFATALGLEFSRIQFTPDLLPADVTGTNVFDERDGSFSFSPGPIFANVVLADEINRAPPKTQAALLEAMEEGQVTVDGDTHELPSPFYVIATQNPVESEGAFPLPEAQLDRFTIKTSIGYPDEDGELELLRRRAGRVEQSPTVDRVLDPDAVAALREVPESVRVEDDLLRYAASLARATREDRRVEAGVSPRGTQRLFETARAAAVIAGREFVTPDDVKRVAEPTLAHRLVLTPDAAVNDVDERDVIADVLDRVAVPTVEAPEA, encoded by the coding sequence ATGGACGTCCCCGAAGCGGCCGACGCCTGCGCCCGCGTCGTCGACGAGGTCGGCGGCGCGGTCGTCGCCGACCGCGAGTTCCTTGACCGCGTCACGCTCGGCATTCTCGCCCGCGGTCACGTCCTCTTAGAGGACGTGCCCGGCACCGGCAAGACCCTCTCCGCGCGCTCGTTCGCGACCGCGCTCGGTTTGGAGTTCTCGCGGATCCAGTTCACCCCGGACCTCCTCCCCGCCGACGTCACCGGGACCAACGTGTTCGACGAGCGCGACGGCTCCTTCTCCTTTTCTCCGGGGCCGATCTTCGCGAACGTCGTCCTCGCCGACGAGATCAACCGCGCGCCGCCGAAGACGCAGGCCGCGCTGCTGGAGGCGATGGAGGAGGGCCAGGTGACCGTCGACGGCGACACCCACGAGCTGCCGAGCCCGTTCTACGTGATCGCGACCCAGAACCCGGTCGAGAGCGAGGGCGCGTTCCCGCTGCCGGAGGCCCAACTCGACCGGTTCACGATCAAGACCTCGATCGGCTACCCCGACGAGGACGGCGAGCTTGAGCTGCTCCGGCGGCGCGCCGGTCGCGTCGAGCAGTCGCCGACGGTCGACCGCGTGCTTGACCCCGACGCGGTGGCGGCGCTGCGGGAGGTGCCCGAGTCGGTCCGGGTCGAGGACGACCTGCTGCGCTACGCGGCGTCGCTCGCGCGGGCGACCCGCGAGGACCGCCGCGTCGAGGCCGGCGTCTCCCCGCGCGGCACCCAGCGCCTCTTCGAGACCGCCCGCGCGGCCGCGGTGATCGCCGGCCGCGAGTTCGTCACGCCCGATGACGTGAAGCGCGTCGCGGAGCCGACGCTCGCCCACCGGCTCGTGTTGACGCCGGACGCGGCGGTCAACGACGTCGACGAGCGCGACGTGATCGCCGACGTGCTCGACCGCGTCGCGGTACCGACGGTGGAGGCGCCGGAGGCGTGA
- the glyS gene encoding glycine--tRNA ligase — protein sequence MAADALAELAKRRGFFFGSNGAYGGTAGFYTFGPQGAALKRNVEDAWRDRFTIREGNREIEAPTIMPEAVFEASGHLEGFDDMLVECPECGESHRADHLVEDATEIEDAEALPGEEVAELIADEGIACPACGTELAGQPVEAFNLMFATDIGPGDAQPGYLRPETAQGIFVEFPRLKEYARGNLPFGITQIGPAYRNEISPRGGLLRLREFTQAELEQFIDPEEDEPPLDRVRDVEVRLYPATEQEADDGDYLDTTVGEAVDEGVIGSPWVGYYLGVAQEWYERVGVDLDRFRFRQHLAGERAHYAADCWDAESEVDGDWIEIAGFAYRGDYDLSKHDEYGDDAFTVFKRYDEPKTVERATVDPDMSVLGPEFGGDAGAVADALEALAGRDPDAFDGETVTVDVNGETREVDADVANFAVEEVTESGEHITPHVVEPSFGVGRTVQTLLAHAYSEDEVDGEERTYLSLEPEVAPQDAAVFPLVTNDDRLTALADEVAADLRAAGLAVAYDDSGSIGRRYRRQDEVGTPFCVTVDRDGIEGDGPDTVTLRERDSAAQVRIPVDDLADELTALREGEPFASVADRYDAVDTDVETEGN from the coding sequence ATGGCCGCGGACGCGCTCGCCGAACTCGCGAAGCGCCGCGGGTTCTTCTTCGGCTCGAACGGCGCGTACGGCGGCACCGCCGGCTTCTACACGTTCGGCCCGCAGGGGGCTGCCCTCAAGCGGAACGTCGAGGACGCGTGGCGCGACCGGTTCACCATCCGCGAGGGGAACCGCGAGATCGAGGCGCCTACGATCATGCCCGAGGCCGTTTTCGAGGCCTCCGGCCACTTGGAGGGGTTCGACGACATGCTCGTCGAGTGTCCCGAGTGCGGCGAGTCCCACCGCGCCGACCACCTCGTCGAGGACGCCACCGAGATCGAGGACGCCGAGGCGCTCCCGGGCGAGGAGGTCGCCGAGCTGATCGCCGATGAGGGGATCGCCTGCCCGGCCTGCGGCACCGAGCTCGCCGGCCAGCCGGTGGAGGCGTTCAACCTCATGTTCGCGACCGACATCGGTCCCGGCGACGCCCAGCCGGGCTACCTCCGCCCGGAGACGGCGCAGGGGATCTTCGTCGAGTTCCCGCGATTGAAGGAGTACGCCCGCGGGAACCTCCCGTTCGGCATCACGCAGATCGGCCCCGCCTACCGCAACGAGATCTCGCCGCGCGGCGGGCTGCTCCGCCTCCGCGAGTTCACGCAGGCCGAGTTAGAGCAGTTCATCGACCCCGAGGAAGACGAGCCGCCGCTCGACCGCGTGCGCGACGTCGAGGTCCGGCTGTACCCCGCGACCGAGCAGGAGGCCGACGACGGCGACTACCTCGACACGACGGTCGGCGAGGCGGTCGACGAGGGCGTCATCGGCTCCCCGTGGGTCGGCTACTACCTCGGCGTCGCCCAGGAGTGGTACGAGCGCGTCGGCGTCGACCTCGACCGGTTCCGGTTCCGCCAGCACCTCGCGGGCGAGCGCGCCCACTACGCGGCCGACTGCTGGGACGCCGAGAGCGAGGTCGACGGCGACTGGATCGAGATCGCCGGCTTCGCCTACCGCGGCGACTACGACCTCTCGAAACACGACGAGTACGGCGACGACGCGTTCACCGTGTTCAAGCGCTACGACGAGCCGAAGACGGTCGAGCGCGCGACCGTCGATCCCGACATGTCCGTCCTCGGGCCGGAGTTCGGCGGCGACGCGGGCGCAGTCGCCGACGCGCTCGAAGCGCTCGCCGGGCGCGACCCCGACGCCTTCGACGGCGAGACAGTGACAGTCGACGTGAACGGGGAAACGCGCGAGGTCGACGCCGACGTGGCGAACTTCGCCGTCGAGGAGGTGACCGAGAGCGGCGAGCACATCACGCCCCACGTCGTCGAGCCGTCGTTCGGCGTCGGCCGCACCGTCCAGACGCTGCTCGCGCACGCGTACAGCGAGGACGAGGTCGACGGCGAGGAGCGCACCTACCTCTCCCTCGAACCCGAGGTCGCCCCGCAGGACGCCGCCGTCTTCCCCTTAGTGACGAACGACGACCGCCTCACCGCGCTCGCCGACGAGGTCGCGGCCGACCTGCGCGCGGCGGGGCTCGCGGTCGCGTACGACGACTCCGGATCGATCGGCCGCCGCTACCGCCGGCAGGACGAGGTCGGAACCCCGTTCTGCGTCACGGTCGACCGCGACGGCATCGAGGGGGACGGCCCCGACACCGTCACGCTCCGCGAGCGCGACTCCGCAGCGCAGGTCCGGATCCCGGTCGACGACCTCGCTGATGAGCTGACCGCGCTCCGCGAGGGCGAGCCGTTCGCGTCGGTCGCAGACCGATACGACGCGGTCGACACCGACGTCGAGACCGAGGGGAACTGA
- a CDS encoding CBS domain-containing protein yields the protein MNVADAMTPRSELVVVEIPGSRNDVLEYIQEHGFSSVPVVKDVDGEEVYRGLVTRDDLIDQPDEDQLALLMREVPTAGADDDIVDAARTMVAEGSRRLPVVDGDELVGILTVTDVVRAIARGEVDGETQVGKLATREVNATHAGTPLPVAEREIALSGVPYAVVLDDEAAVAGMLTEVDILEVARVVEGEASTGDSIAEEDSEWSWEGIKATGARYLPTRNVEIPAEAVRHFMTADLVTVNATRTAKEVAQELISNDIEQVPLVSGTDLDGIVRDVDLLEGL from the coding sequence ATGAACGTCGCAGACGCCATGACGCCCCGCTCGGAGCTCGTCGTCGTCGAGATCCCCGGGAGCCGGAACGACGTGCTGGAGTACATTCAAGAACACGGGTTTTCCTCGGTCCCGGTCGTGAAGGACGTCGACGGCGAGGAGGTGTACCGCGGGCTCGTCACGCGCGACGACCTGATCGACCAGCCGGACGAGGACCAGCTCGCGCTGCTGATGCGCGAGGTCCCGACGGCCGGGGCCGACGACGACATCGTCGACGCCGCGCGGACGATGGTCGCGGAGGGGTCGCGGCGCCTCCCCGTGGTCGACGGCGACGAGCTGGTCGGCATCCTCACCGTCACCGACGTGGTGCGGGCGATCGCCCGCGGCGAGGTCGACGGCGAGACGCAGGTGGGCAAACTCGCGACGCGCGAGGTCAACGCGACCCACGCCGGGACGCCGTTGCCGGTCGCCGAGCGCGAGATCGCGCTCTCCGGCGTCCCGTACGCGGTCGTCCTCGACGACGAGGCCGCGGTCGCGGGGATGCTCACCGAGGTCGACATCTTAGAGGTCGCCCGCGTCGTCGAGGGCGAGGCGAGCACCGGCGACTCGATCGCCGAGGAGGACTCCGAGTGGTCCTGGGAGGGGATCAAGGCGACCGGCGCCCGCTACCTCCCGACCCGGAACGTCGAGATCCCCGCGGAGGCGGTGCGCCACTTCATGACCGCTGACCTCGTCACCGTCAACGCCACGCGGACGGCCAAGGAGGTGGCACAGGAGCTCATCAGCAACGACATCGAGCAGGTCCCGCTCGTCTCGGGCACCGACCTCGACGGGATCGTCCGGGACGTCGACCTGCTGGAGGGGCTGTAG
- a CDS encoding DUF7556 family protein: protein MSRSSTPWDDPDPDRRRTALPTDPALDAADAPDVMASIDSSSSRPELVIADVSREDAWVSVDETDATVLEEWC, encoded by the coding sequence ATGTCACGGAGTTCCACCCCTTGGGACGACCCGGACCCCGACCGTCGCCGGACGGCGCTACCGACGGACCCAGCGCTCGACGCCGCCGACGCGCCGGACGTGATGGCGTCCATCGACTCCTCGTCGTCGCGGCCGGAGCTCGTCATCGCGGACGTCTCGCGGGAGGACGCGTGGGTGTCGGTCGACGAGACCGACGCGACCGTCCTCGAGGAGTGGTGCTGA
- a CDS encoding ketopantoate reductase family protein, whose translation MEVLVYGAGALGSLVGGLLARDHDVTLVGRDPHMRTIREDGLRIDGEVDVRVTPRALTDGRHRAADLALVTTKAYDTDAAARALATGEYGAVCSLQNGLTEERLVAALDATVLAGTASYGARFAEPGRVTCTGVGEVVVGALSGGASPVAARVGAAFDAAGIETVVAEDMPVRRFEKLAVNAGINGPSALARTENGPTLDGPAGDVARKAARETARVARAVGVDLGDDRAVAAVERVAADTAANRSSMCEDVANGRRTEVDAVYGAVVDRADRHGVPVPTCRTIGSLIRGWEAARGLRQG comes from the coding sequence ATGGAGGTGCTCGTCTACGGCGCCGGCGCGCTCGGGAGCCTCGTGGGCGGGCTGCTGGCGCGCGACCACGACGTGACGCTCGTCGGGCGCGACCCGCACATGCGGACGATCCGGGAGGACGGGCTCCGGATCGACGGCGAAGTGGACGTCCGCGTCACGCCGCGCGCGCTCACCGACGGGCGGCACCGCGCCGCGGACCTCGCGCTCGTCACGACGAAGGCGTACGACACCGACGCGGCCGCCCGGGCGCTCGCGACCGGCGAGTACGGGGCGGTCTGCTCGCTCCAGAACGGGCTCACCGAGGAGCGGCTGGTCGCCGCGCTCGACGCGACGGTGCTCGCCGGCACCGCGAGCTACGGGGCCCGCTTCGCGGAGCCGGGCCGGGTCACCTGTACCGGCGTCGGCGAGGTGGTCGTCGGGGCGCTCTCCGGCGGCGCGAGCCCCGTCGCCGCGCGGGTCGGCGCGGCCTTCGACGCGGCCGGTATCGAGACGGTCGTCGCCGAGGACATGCCGGTGCGCCGATTCGAGAAGCTCGCGGTCAACGCCGGGATCAACGGTCCCTCGGCGCTGGCGCGGACCGAGAACGGACCGACGCTCGACGGGCCCGCGGGCGACGTCGCCCGCAAGGCCGCCCGCGAGACGGCCCGCGTCGCCCGGGCGGTCGGGGTCGACCTGGGCGACGACCGCGCGGTCGCCGCCGTCGAGCGCGTCGCCGCCGACACCGCCGCGAACCGGTCGTCGATGTGCGAGGACGTCGCGAACGGGCGGCGCACCGAGGTCGACGCCGTCTACGGCGCGGTCGTCGACCGGGCGGACCGACACGGCGTCCCGGTGCCGACGTGTCGGACGATCGGGTCCCTGATCCGCGGCTGGGAGGCGGCGCGCGGGCTCCGTCAGGGGTAA
- a CDS encoding pyridoxal-phosphate dependent enzyme — translation MGPSDESDRRAHAPRRLRCPECGETYRDRWRCRCGSPLDFADPPTPEGPAPDPDSFDARGGLWAFDDFLAVGDDPRDRVTLGEGMTPLVDADEGRESGGNAETDRPPWNASFKLEYVFPTGSFKDRGATATLTRARELGVERVVEDSSGNAGAAIATYAARAGIDAEIYVPVDVKESKLRAIRRAGAEPVRIEGSRGDVTDACVAALGEGDDAVGDDADAGVADDGDRAWYASHAWNPAFFEGTATVAYEIAYQRGWEAPDAVVTPLGHGTLFLGAYRGFRRLERAGWTDSVPRLYGAQAAGVAPIVRALHGPEAAAPDGTVNEAADGIQIAEPVRDREIRAAIDATGGDALAVTEATATRELDRLHAAGFYTEATCAVAPAALRTLRERGEVGPDEDVVVPLTGSGLKG, via the coding sequence ATGGGGCCCTCTGACGAATCGGATCGGAGAGCGCACGCCCCCCGCCGGCTCCGCTGTCCCGAGTGCGGCGAGACGTACCGCGACCGCTGGCGCTGTCGGTGCGGTTCCCCGCTCGACTTCGCTGACCCGCCGACCCCCGAGGGGCCCGCGCCCGACCCCGACTCGTTCGACGCGCGCGGCGGCTTGTGGGCGTTCGACGACTTCCTCGCCGTCGGCGACGACCCCCGCGACCGCGTGACGCTCGGCGAGGGGATGACGCCGCTCGTCGACGCCGACGAGGGGCGCGAGTCCGGTGGGAACGCGGAAACCGACCGCCCCCCGTGGAACGCGTCGTTCAAGCTGGAGTACGTCTTCCCGACCGGCTCGTTCAAGGACCGCGGCGCGACCGCGACGCTGACCCGCGCCCGCGAGCTGGGCGTCGAGCGCGTCGTCGAGGACTCCTCGGGCAACGCGGGCGCCGCGATCGCGACCTACGCCGCCCGCGCAGGCATCGACGCCGAGATCTACGTCCCCGTCGACGTCAAGGAGTCGAAGCTCCGCGCGATCCGGCGGGCGGGCGCGGAGCCCGTCCGGATCGAGGGGAGCCGAGGTGACGTGACTGACGCGTGCGTCGCCGCGCTCGGTGAGGGGGACGACGCCGTGGGTGACGACGCGGACGCCGGCGTCGCCGACGACGGCGACCGTGCTTGGTACGCCAGCCACGCGTGGAATCCGGCGTTCTTCGAGGGGACCGCCACGGTCGCGTACGAGATCGCCTACCAGCGCGGCTGGGAGGCGCCAGACGCCGTCGTAACCCCGCTCGGCCACGGGACGCTGTTCCTCGGCGCCTACCGCGGGTTCCGGCGGCTCGAACGGGCCGGCTGGACCGACTCCGTCCCGCGGCTCTACGGCGCGCAGGCGGCCGGCGTCGCCCCGATAGTTCGGGCGCTCCACGGTCCGGAGGCGGCTGCTCCCGACGGCACGGTCAACGAGGCGGCCGACGGGATCCAGATCGCAGAGCCGGTCCGCGACCGCGAGATTCGGGCGGCGATCGATGCGACCGGCGGCGACGCCCTCGCAGTTACCGAGGCGACCGCGACCCGCGAACTCGACCGGCTCCACGCGGCCGGCTTTTATACCGAAGCGACCTGCGCGGTCGCGCCCGCCGCGCTGCGGACCCTCCGCGAGCGCGGCGAGGTCGGGCCCGACGAGGACGTTGTCGTGCCGCTGACGGGGAGCGGCCTGAAGGGCTGA
- a CDS encoding succinylglutamate desuccinylase/aspartoacylase family protein → MITLGTARASPGETDTGRLEVGEMRDGSPVRLPVAAINGAADGPTLYVQAVSDGDELNGLGVVNRVVPRLDPAELSGSVLVVGIVNHFAFQAAEHRNPVDDRKMNRGYPGDADGTTSERIAHETFQIAKRADYILDLHQGSTSRMINETRVRCGVRHRLHGECLELAKAFGCGHVLDIKGPDGQLARAGPEHGIPTVDPELGGCVGWDEESIQYGVEGVFNVLRHYGFLDGDASLESQTRARGFDQYGSPAGGLVRFERELGERVSAGDVLFEVTDTFGALEGRVTADTDGIFWRTRRLPQVAAGEYVCSIGTNVDEY, encoded by the coding sequence ATGATAACGCTGGGAACGGCCCGCGCCTCTCCGGGCGAGACGGACACGGGCCGTCTCGAGGTGGGGGAGATGCGGGACGGGAGCCCCGTCCGGCTGCCGGTCGCCGCGATCAACGGCGCTGCCGACGGGCCGACGCTGTACGTCCAAGCGGTGAGCGACGGCGACGAGCTGAACGGGTTAGGCGTCGTCAACCGCGTCGTTCCGCGGCTCGATCCGGCCGAGCTGTCCGGGTCGGTCCTCGTCGTCGGCATCGTGAACCACTTCGCGTTCCAGGCCGCGGAACACCGCAACCCCGTCGACGACCGGAAGATGAACCGCGGCTACCCGGGCGACGCCGACGGGACGACCAGCGAGCGGATCGCCCACGAGACGTTCCAGATCGCCAAGCGCGCGGACTACATCCTCGACCTTCACCAGGGGTCGACGAGCCGGATGATAAACGAGACGCGCGTGCGCTGCGGCGTCCGCCACCGCCTCCACGGCGAGTGCCTGGAGCTCGCGAAGGCGTTCGGCTGCGGGCACGTCCTCGACATCAAGGGCCCGGACGGCCAGCTCGCCCGCGCCGGCCCGGAACACGGCATCCCCACCGTCGACCCCGAGCTCGGCGGCTGCGTCGGCTGGGACGAGGAGTCGATACAGTACGGCGTCGAGGGCGTGTTCAACGTGCTCCGCCACTACGGGTTCCTCGACGGCGACGCGTCCCTCGAATCGCAGACGCGCGCCCGCGGCTTCGACCAGTACGGCTCGCCGGCCGGCGGCTTAGTCCGCTTCGAGCGCGAGCTCGGCGAGCGGGTCTCCGCCGGCGATGTCCTCTTCGAGGTAACCGACACCTTCGGCGCCTTAGAGGGCCGCGTCACCGCCGACACGGACGGAATCTTCTGGCGGACGCGCCGGCTCCCGCAGGTGGCCGCCGGCGAGTACGTCTGCTCGATCGGCACCAACGTCGACGAGTACTGA
- a CDS encoding DUF7503 family protein, which translates to MHESVADYVAEHPKMAGVLFSALLLLTQAAPAAANMATVDPGP; encoded by the coding sequence ATGCACGAAAGTGTGGCAGATTACGTGGCAGAGCACCCGAAAATGGCCGGCGTCCTGTTCAGTGCGTTGCTGCTGCTGACGCAGGCGGCGCCCGCGGCTGCGAACATGGCTACTGTTGATCCTGGTCCGTAG
- a CDS encoding inorganic diphosphatase, which translates to MANLWEDLETGPNAPDEIYAVVECLKGERNKYEYDKDIPGVVLDRVLHSNVHYPYDYGFIPQSYYDDEDPFDVMVLVEDQTFPGCVVEARPVAMMKMDDDGEQDDKVIAVPTEDPRFDHIEDLEDIPQQTLDEIDEFFATYKNLEAGKEVETLGWEDKAAAKEAIEHAQDLYDEQVA; encoded by the coding sequence ATGGCCAACCTCTGGGAGGATCTCGAGACGGGACCGAACGCGCCGGACGAGATCTACGCCGTCGTCGAGTGTCTCAAGGGCGAGCGGAACAAGTACGAGTACGACAAGGACATCCCCGGCGTCGTGCTCGACCGCGTGCTCCACTCGAACGTCCACTACCCGTACGACTACGGCTTCATCCCGCAGTCGTACTACGACGACGAGGACCCCTTCGACGTGATGGTGCTCGTCGAGGACCAGACGTTCCCCGGCTGCGTCGTCGAGGCCCGCCCCGTCGCCATGATGAAGATGGACGACGACGGCGAGCAGGACGACAAGGTGATCGCGGTGCCGACCGAGGACCCCCGGTTCGACCACATCGAGGACCTCGAGGACATCCCCCAGCAGACCCTCGACGAGATAGACGAGTTCTTCGCGACCTACAAGAACCTCGAGGCCGGCAAGGAGGTCGAAACGCTCGGCTGGGAGGACAAGGCGGCGGCGAAGGAGGCCATCGAACACGCGCAGGACCTGTACGACGAGCAGGTCGCCTAA
- a CDS encoding PadR family transcriptional regulator, whose translation MSEAQTVTDESTAASDLTAFQQNILTILAEEPMYGLAIKRELEAYYGSEVNHGRLYPNLDDLVEHGLVEKSELDKRTNQYELTDEGHDVVLGQIEWVLDRFVTDEERADEVRALLE comes from the coding sequence ATGTCAGAGGCACAAACAGTCACTGATGAATCGACGGCGGCAAGCGATCTCACGGCGTTCCAACAGAACATCCTCACGATCCTCGCCGAGGAGCCGATGTACGGCCTCGCCATCAAGCGGGAGTTAGAGGCGTACTACGGCTCCGAAGTGAACCACGGCCGCCTGTACCCCAACCTCGACGACCTCGTCGAGCACGGGCTCGTCGAGAAGAGCGAACTCGACAAGCGGACGAACCAGTACGAGCTCACCGACGAGGGCCACGACGTCGTCCTCGGCCAGATCGAGTGGGTCCTCGACCGGTTCGTCACCGACGAGGAACGCGCGGACGAGGTCCGCGCGCTGCTCGAGTAA
- a CDS encoding DUF7108 domain-containing protein has protein sequence MTRTDDEPPEWAKERAREMMAAENDAEANGSADADDPADAAESPDRDEERVPDVPVEAVDEAERLTRLAREAESAEPTPEIEEAADQYRERRDALATEYGYTARVRGEDDTLVLYPDEWMEEGTVQLDRVEDTDRAVEVSLSGPGDADRYREVAAYNEAVAAAVGECEAEVHARTAETFASFMSNHYVRPVDDATPQMRAEFREEYFVRNGWPTDEQLAAVDESLSVIESVAADVDESVAVEALDDRESADDDGST, from the coding sequence ATGACGCGAACTGACGACGAGCCGCCGGAGTGGGCCAAGGAACGGGCGCGGGAGATGATGGCGGCGGAGAACGACGCGGAGGCGAACGGATCCGCCGACGCGGACGATCCCGCGGACGCCGCAGAGTCGCCCGACCGCGACGAGGAGCGCGTCCCGGACGTGCCGGTCGAGGCCGTCGACGAGGCGGAGCGGCTCACCCGGCTCGCCCGCGAGGCCGAGTCCGCGGAGCCGACGCCCGAGATCGAGGAGGCGGCCGACCAGTACCGCGAGCGGCGCGACGCGCTCGCGACCGAGTACGGCTACACCGCGCGCGTCCGCGGCGAGGACGACACGCTCGTGTTGTACCCCGACGAGTGGATGGAGGAGGGGACGGTCCAGCTCGACCGCGTCGAGGACACCGACCGCGCGGTCGAGGTGTCGCTGTCCGGCCCGGGCGACGCCGACCGCTACCGCGAGGTGGCCGCGTACAACGAGGCGGTCGCCGCGGCGGTCGGCGAGTGCGAGGCCGAGGTCCACGCGCGGACCGCGGAGACGTTCGCGTCGTTCATGAGCAACCACTACGTCCGCCCGGTCGACGACGCCACGCCGCAGATGCGCGCCGAGTTCCGCGAGGAGTACTTCGTCCGGAACGGGTGGCCGACCGACGAGCAACTGGCCGCCGTCGACGAGTCGCTCTCCGTGATCGAGTCCGTCGCCGCCGACGTGGACGAGTCCGTCGCGGTCGAGGCCCTCGACGACCGAGAGTCGGCCGACGACGACGGTTCGACGTAG
- the rnhA gene encoding ribonuclease HI, whose product MPTIDCDPAAARERLAGEGVRIDEGNTPHERWRAEREGAVAVAYDDKVVVQGSDPTRLTALLRDGGGRAHVYFDGASRGNPGPAAVGWCLVTSDGVVAEGGERIGRATNNQAEYAALIRALEAADEYGFDAVDVRGDSQLIVKQIRGEWDANDPELRERRVRARELLERFDRWSIAHVPREINERADDLANEALDDAN is encoded by the coding sequence ATGCCGACGATCGACTGCGACCCGGCCGCCGCGCGCGAGCGACTCGCGGGCGAGGGCGTCCGGATCGACGAGGGGAACACCCCCCACGAGCGGTGGCGCGCCGAGCGAGAGGGGGCCGTCGCGGTCGCGTACGACGACAAGGTCGTCGTTCAGGGGAGCGACCCGACGCGGCTGACCGCCCTGCTGCGCGACGGCGGCGGCCGCGCGCACGTCTACTTCGACGGCGCCTCCCGCGGGAACCCCGGGCCGGCCGCGGTCGGCTGGTGTCTTGTCACGTCCGACGGCGTCGTCGCCGAGGGCGGCGAGCGGATCGGCCGCGCCACCAACAACCAGGCCGAGTACGCCGCGCTGATCCGCGCGCTGGAGGCGGCCGACGAGTACGGCTTCGACGCCGTCGACGTCCGCGGCGACTCCCAACTCATCGTCAAGCAGATCCGCGGCGAGTGGGACGCCAACGACCCGGAGCTCCGCGAGCGGCGGGTCCGCGCCCGCGAGCTGTTAGAGCGGTTCGACCGCTGGTCGATCGCCCACGTACCGCGGGAAATAAACGAACGCGCCGACGATCTGGCGAACGAGGCACTCGATGACGCGAACTGA